A part of Drosophila ananassae strain 14024-0371.13 chromosome 2R, ASM1763931v2, whole genome shotgun sequence genomic DNA contains:
- the LOC6493360 gene encoding coiled-coil domain-containing protein 6 — protein MESPCESESSLDGGTMLPPSPVSREQLQKRIESLTQQNKVLKAELDTFKTKCKVVQEENRCLKQASVIIQAKAEQEEEYISNTLLKKIQALKKEKETLAHHYEREEECLTNDLSRKLDQLRQEKCKLEQTLEQEQECLVNKLMRKIEKLQAETDNKQTNLEQLRREMVELENTLEQEQEALVNKLWKRMDKLETEKRSLQIKLDQPVSDPTTPRDITNNAHANGGDTATSLSAHIQNLRSEVLRLRANLAAAQKETTIKMQQFALEEKSIREENARLQRKLKQEVERREALCRHLSESESSLEMDEERFYNESMMSGTAAAAAAAVAAAAASAVSAQRQRTISSPVSHSPSSSRPLSPGTAGQNRCYACGQIVNRRASERFIKPALPTPMLGLNTSAPNVLTPTNPLLGMMGPSGSSASVSSSSASGSGNAAGGFLSNLGGERLSLGSMTTAGVGGGSSTFLAGGGLLSQLTGNSSASSSSSNLMNISLNNSSSGNLVNSSSNSSLSAFTPTNPPSSAAPAFIQPASPMDTSTCKD, from the exons ATGGAGAGTCCTTGCGAGTCGGAGAGCTCATTGGACGGAGGCACCATGCTTCCTCCAAGCCCAGTATCTAGGGAGCAGCTCCAGAAACGAATCGAGTCGTTAACCCAACAGAACAA AGTGCTGAAAGCTGAGCTGGACACCTTTAAAACCAAGTGTAAGGTGGTGCAGGAGGAGAATCGTTGCCTCAAACAGGCCTCCGTTATCATT CAAGCAAAAGCCGAACAGGAGGAAGAGTACATCTCGAACACTCTGCTGAAGAAGATCCAGGCGCTGAAAAAGGAAAAGGAGACGTTAGCGCATCACTACGAACGCGAGGAGGAGTGTCTGACCAACGATCTCTCCCGCAAGCTGGACCAGCTGCGTCAGGAGAAGTGCAAGCTCGAGCAGACCCtcgagcaggagcaggagtgCCTCGTTAACAAGCTGATGCGCAAGATTGAGAAGCTGCAAGCCGAAACGGACAACAAGCAAACGAATCTGGAGCAACTGCGCCGTGAGATGGTGGAATTGGAAAACACTCTCGAACAGGAGCAAGAGGCACTAGTCAACAAGCTGTGGAAGCGAATGGACAAGCTGGAAACGGAGAAGCGCTCGCTGCAGATCAAGCTGGATCAACCCGTTTCGGATCCCACCACTCCGCGCGACATTACAAACAATGCTCATGCGAATGGAGGTGATACGGCCACTAGCTTGAGTGCCCACATCCAGAATCTACGGTCGGAGGTTCTTCGTCTGCGAGCTAATCTTGCCGCGGCCCAGAAGGAGACCACCATCAAGATGCAGCAGTTTGCGTTGGAGGAGAAGTCCATTCGCGAGGAGAACGCACGCCTTCAGAGGAAACTGAAACAGGAAGTCGAGCGCCGTGAAGCGCTCTGCCGTCACCTCTCCGAGTCGGAATCCTCGCTGGAAATGGACGAGGAACGTTTCTACAACGAGAGCATGATGTCGGGaacagcggcagcagctgcagcggcggtggcggcggcagcagcatcgGCGGTTAGCGCCCAAAGGCAGCGCACCATTAGTAGTCCAGTTTCCCACagcccctccagcagccggccactTAGTCCAGGCACGGCCGGTCAGAACCGCTGCTATGCCTGCGGACAAATTGTG AATCGTCGTGCTAGCGAGCGCTTTATCAAGCCAGCACTGCCAACGCCCATGTTGGGCCTAAACACTTCCGCACCGAACGTGCTAACCCCTACAAACCCGCTCCTGGGCATGATGGGTCCCAGTGGCTCCTCGGCCTCTGTCTCCTCATCATCGGCATCTGGATCTGGGAATGCCGCTGGCGGCTTTCTATCGAATTTGGGCGGCGAACGACTAAGCCTCGGATCGATGACCACGGCTGGCGTTGGTGGTGGCAGCTCCACGTTTCTGGCAGGCGGTGGCCTGCTCTCCCAGTTGACTGGCAACTCCAGCGCCTCATCGTCGTCGTCCAATCTGATGAACATCAGTCTGAATAACTCGTCCAGCGGCAATCTggtcaacagcagcagcaactcgTCGCTGTCAGCCTTCACTCCAACCAATCCGCCCAGCTCGGCGGCACCGGCTTTTATCCAGCCGGCCAGCCCCATGGACACGTCCACCTGCAAAGATTAG
- the LOC6493361 gene encoding folliculin-interacting protein 1 isoform X2 → MHTPPPFKSNRFPFEGSQVRVLLYKEDDSRRLLFDSNALQKVTHRDASSASGSASVTSSSASSVSGGGGKFVKNEKYTSLQNGKIQAKAHSTNGTNFIDVCAEYGFKHNRPNGDDITPLGEMVFGSLPMSFCGTALKVHWLPEPARILCSQVYLTPTNNGVSGSRADHSPYSTLSTGSLATPRTSICSEHGSMDGLSMNSFSMPFSVSVGRQMSLTPPLDVPVAPSDQQSLSIHSVDSSGPRFSSTYSTATDSGYSASGSGSGTGGDQWSYQSTRSSLGSVLSDQSDALRKLSVDSACYTGSSPYLDGFASDGCLQRRISRNLRTSFENEHSKNDFIGFLSDNYPTVPTAGGVGVGGGSEGGGMAPPQYRRASYSANETRSNPEMGRRQANLRRRAKLGLAVCISMSESFEEEMELFCSEHIALLESMLSRLRASTEHAYINHKNFLQIMFQAWQDTQQWFSDLFTAPRIKTPVWLSITTSGSKYSKTVAERFIKELCDLLSFADTKDSNFFISTMLTGILTHHLGWVATVSAFNSAGRRRSEIASSASSAAIEQRAKLQQVAQKHPYNALWAQLGDLYGAIGMPPKLARTIVCGAEKLWVEKLLNVLTYFIRCSEVRRAAKREDFNKQLINDLVSQNQNQTQPGNQERHKSPPTQMRGLSRAATCKQNLNAIADDGDIECNPNEYGLEGELVIDSGDGMQTLKKNEIPTVLAFRDSHFVQQELRIGNYLMDTGIEKKTLLARQAQQYFHTGKDGRIRLTVTTPDNVELCMEEDQSSGTTGSVGTGSVDDGAIEAIEFDENEEAPPKKNIFWNMASVKEGLSLSDFAKLQQGIRIINRKLDRRCSSYSVEGIPDQLIKAPGGDFEPLTHERRASHLSLSDLITQNSMGKSDRMTWGIEPIKENVSLEEQIHFDHCHKLIEREHGICRQQSADNGNGVVFVLGDNEPLINLKKSSEDLSGDQEAKPTTLMLCAQHQRTHDNKKHSGMKFNFEQYPQIATNYMKSKNLVMSNYDLLMDKATKLEASEAAALKGSDSTATLAASSSSTAALPPNPAAPNATTASGERCVICSSGTTSATWNQTPSNATELEFETDEVHCYSQSGNSSSMALQSVNSAASIDTLKSAVTVEPQSPTIPSQVQTTYVRKQQPKRVPSGRSSVSSVAAKCAAVNVSQQLLKLPVPGIKELPQDDDSPGDQLRAGFIPSLLLSVSDHYVSDMVLQGTCAPPNKWEMDLREDLALAARSASLISQPAENIAIVADMDKWDVRLISSQTQQFPYAGGQSSPVGMSQLVSSMLETVQAMHAGGIPAYECLSFLESKLQEIYLQSETLAAFLLETDPCRLSDITTPLQLSENDVPLLLSIAYIHTPKISRKCGISFR, encoded by the exons ATGCATACGCCGCCGCCCTTCAAATCCAA TCGATTCCCTTTCGAGGGCAGCCAGGTGCGAGTTCTGCTCTACAAGGAGGATGATAGCCGGCGGCTGCTCTTCGACTCCAATGCCCTGCAGAAGGTGACGCACAGGGACGCATCTTCCGCATCTGGATCTGCATCGGTGACCTCCTCGTCAGCCTCGTCAGTGAGTGGTGGTGGCGGAAAGTTCgtcaaaaatgaaaagtacACATCGCTGCAAAATGGCAAAATCCAGGCCAAGGCACATTCCACCAATGGCACCAATTTCATCGACGTGTGTGCGGAGTACGGCTTCAAG CACAATCGGCCAAACGGTGACGACATCACACCGCTGGGCGAGATGGTGTTCGGCTCGTTGCCGATGTCCTTTTGCGGCACGGCCCTGAAGGTTCACTGGCTGCCGGAACCGGCACGTATCCTATGCTCTCAGGTGTATCTGACGCCCACGAATAATGGAGTGTCTGGTTCCCGAGCCGATCACTCGCCCTACTCCACTCTGTCCACCGGCAGCTTGGCGACACCTCGCACCTCCATCTGCAGCGAGCACGGCTCCATGGACGGACTGTCGATGAACTCGTTCTCGATGCCATTCAGTGTCAGTGTGGGCCGGCAGATGAGCTTGACGCCACCGCTGGATGTTCCGGTGGCGCCGTCGGATCAGCAGTCGCTCTCCATTCATTCAGTCGACTCCAGTGGTCCTCGATTCTCCTCCACCTACAGCACGGCCACGGACTCGGGCTACTCTGCCAGCGGGAGTGGCAGTGGAACTGGCGGAGATCAGTGGTCGTACCAGTCCACGCGCAGCAGCTTGGGCAGTGTTCTATCCGATCAGTCGGATGCACTGCGAAAACTAAGCGTGGACTCGGCGTGCTACACCGGATCATCGCCCTACCTGGACGGATTTGCCAGCGACGGCTGCCTGCAGCGACGAATCTCGCGCAACTTGCGCACCTCCTTTGAGAACGAGCATTCCAAGAACGATTTTATCGGCTTCCTAAGCGACAACTACCCCACAGTTCCCACGGCTGGTGGTGTAGGCGTCGGCGGTGGCAGCGAGGGCGGCGGCATGGCTCCGCCCCAGTATAGACGGGCCAGTTACAGTGCGAATGAGACGCGCAGCAATCCGGAGATGGGCAGGCGGCAGGCCAATCTCCGCCGCCGGGCCAAACTCGGCTTGGCCGTGTGCATTTCGATGAGCGAGTCCTTCGAGGAGGAGATGGAGCTCTTCTGCAGCGAGCACATTGCCCTGCTGGAGTCCATGCTCAGCCGGCTGAGGGCCAGCACGGAACATGCCTACATAAATCACAAAAACTTTCTGCAG ATCATGTTCCAGGCCTGGCAGGACACACAGCAGTGGTTCAGCGACCTGTTCACCGCTCCGCGCATCAAGACCCCCGTCTGGCTGAGCATCACCACCAGCGGCAGCAAGTACTCCAAGACGGTGGCCGAGCGCTTCATCAAGGAACTGTGCGATCTGCTCTCCTTCGCCGACACCAAGGACTCCAATTT CTTTATTAGCACCATGTTGACCGGCATTCTCACCCACCACCTTGGCTGGGTGGCCACAGTGTCCGCATTCAACAGCGCTGGTCGCCGGCGATCGGAGATCGCCTCGTCGGCTTCCTCGGCGGCTATCGAGCAGCGGGCGAAGCTCCAGCAGGTGGCCCAAAAGCATCCCTATAACGCACTGTGGGCGCAGCTGGGCGATCTGTATGGGGCCATTGGGATGCCGCCCAAGCTGGCACGCACCATTGTGTGTGGTGCGGAGAAACTGTGGGTGGAGAAGCTGCTCAATGTGCTCACCTACTTCATTCGCTGCAGCGAGGTGCGACGTGCCGCCAAGCGGGAGGACTTCAACAAGCAACTCATCAACGATCTGGTCTCacagaatcagaatcaaaCCCAGCCGGGCAACCAGGAGCGCCACAAAAGTCCACCAACCCAAATGCGAGGACTTAGTCGGGCAGCCACCTGCAAACAGAACCTAAATGCCATTGCGGATGATGGGGACATCGAATGCAACCCGAACGAGTATGGGCTGGAGGGAGAACTGGTGATAGACTCCGGTGATGGGATGCAGACTCTAAAGAAGAACGAGATTCCCACGGTGCTGGCCTTCAGGGACTCGCATTTTGTGCAGCAGGAGCTGCGTATCGGTAACTATCTGATGGACACGGGAATCGAGAAGAAAACTTTGCTGGCGCGGCAGGCGCAACAGTACTTCCACACGGGAAAGGACGGCCGGATCCGTTTAACCGTGACGACACCGGATAATGTGGAACTTTGCATGGAGGAGGATCAATCCAGTGGCACCACCGGATCCGTGGGGACTGGCTCCGTGGATGATGGTGCCATCGAGGCTATAGAGTTTGATGAGAACGAGGAAGCCCCGCCCAAGAAGAACATCTTCTGGAACATGGCGAGCGTTAAGGAAGGTCTCAGTCTCAGCGACTTTGCCAAGTTGCAGCAAGGTATCCGTATCATCAACCGAAAGTTGGATCGCCGCTGCAGCAGTTATTCGGTGGAAGGGATTCCGGATCAACTGATAAAGGCACCAGGAGGTGACTTTGAACCGCTGACCCACGAGCGACGGGCCTCGCACTTATCGCTCTCCGATCTGATAACCCAGAACAGTATGGGCAAGAGCGATCGCATGACCTGGGGCATTGAGCCCATAAAGGAGAACGTGAGCTTGGAGGAGCAGATCCACTTTGACCACTGCCACAAGCTGATAGAACGGGAGCACGGAATATGCAGACAGCAGTCGGCCGACAATGGCAATGGCGTAGTGTTCGTTTTGGGGGACAATGAGCCGCTCATCAATTTGAAGAAGAGCAGCGAGGATCTTAGTGGGGATCAGGAGGCCAAGCCAACCACACTGATGCTGTGCGCCCAGCACCAGCGCACCCACGACAACAAGAAGCACTCCGGAATGAAGTTCAACTTTGAGCAATATCCACAGATCGCCACCAACTACATGAAAAGTAAAAACCTCGTCATGTCTAACTACGATCTGCTGATGGACAAGGCCACCAAGTTGGAAGCTAGCGAAGCGGCGGCTCTGAAGGGAAGTGACAGCACTGCCACGCTGGCggccagcagcagctccaccGCAGCCCTGCCTCCCAATCCGGCTGCCCCCAATGCCACGACGGCCAGCGGTGAAAGATGTGTAATCTGCAGTAGCGGCACCACTTCTGCTACCTGGAACCAAACGCCCTCGAACGCCACCGAATTGGAGTTCGAGACGGACGAAGTCCACTGCTACAGCCAAAGTGGCAACTCCAGCTCCATGGCATTGCAGTCCGTGAACTCGGCTGCCTCTATTGATACCCTTAAGTCGGCCGTAACCGTGGAGCCTCAGAGTCCAACGATTCCCAGTCAGGTTCAGACCACCTACGTGCGTAAACAGCAGCCCAAGAGGGTGCCATCGGGACGTAGTTCTGTCTCCTCGGTGGCCGCCAAGTGTGCGGCCGTGAATGTGTCTCAGCAACTACTGAAGCTGCCCGTTCCTGGCATCAAGGAGCTGCCGCAGGATGACGATTCGCCAGGCGATCAGTTGAGGGCAGGCTTCATTCCATCGCTGTTGCTCAGTGTCAGCGATCACTACGTTTCGGATATGGTGTTACAG GGTACCTGTGCTCCGCCCAACAAGTGGGAGATGGATCTTCGCGAGGATCTGGCCCTGGCCGCACGCTCCGCCTCTCTGATCTCACAGCCGGCGGAGAACATAGCCATTGTGGCGGACATGGACAAGTGGGATGTGCGTCTCATCTCCTCGCAAACCCAGCAGTTTCCATATGCCGGCGGCCAGAGCTCGCCGGTGGGCATGTCTCAGTTGGTGTCCAGCATGCTGGAGACCGTCCAAGCCATGCACGCTGGCGGTATACCTGCCTATGAG TGTCTGTCGTTTCTGGAATCGAAGCTGCAGGAAATCTATCTTCAATCGGAGACACTGGCAGCCTTTCTGCTAGAAACGGATCCATGTCGACTGAGCGACATCACTACACCGCTGCAGCTGTCCGAGAACGATGTGCCGCTGTTGCTGTCCATCGCCTACATACATACACCTAAGATCAGTCGCAAGTGCGGCATTAGCTTCAGATGA
- the LOC6493361 gene encoding uncharacterized protein LOC6493361 isoform X1, with product MALLNKLFFPSAPTPPAAAAAATTTASAATLINSQTTAPTLPARTNHASAAVGVAQSATPSVGGGNSSSSAKATKQTSRNYLSRFPFEGSQVRVLLYKEDDSRRLLFDSNALQKVTHRDASSASGSASVTSSSASSVSGGGGKFVKNEKYTSLQNGKIQAKAHSTNGTNFIDVCAEYGFKHNRPNGDDITPLGEMVFGSLPMSFCGTALKVHWLPEPARILCSQVYLTPTNNGVSGSRADHSPYSTLSTGSLATPRTSICSEHGSMDGLSMNSFSMPFSVSVGRQMSLTPPLDVPVAPSDQQSLSIHSVDSSGPRFSSTYSTATDSGYSASGSGSGTGGDQWSYQSTRSSLGSVLSDQSDALRKLSVDSACYTGSSPYLDGFASDGCLQRRISRNLRTSFENEHSKNDFIGFLSDNYPTVPTAGGVGVGGGSEGGGMAPPQYRRASYSANETRSNPEMGRRQANLRRRAKLGLAVCISMSESFEEEMELFCSEHIALLESMLSRLRASTEHAYINHKNFLQIMFQAWQDTQQWFSDLFTAPRIKTPVWLSITTSGSKYSKTVAERFIKELCDLLSFADTKDSNFFISTMLTGILTHHLGWVATVSAFNSAGRRRSEIASSASSAAIEQRAKLQQVAQKHPYNALWAQLGDLYGAIGMPPKLARTIVCGAEKLWVEKLLNVLTYFIRCSEVRRAAKREDFNKQLINDLVSQNQNQTQPGNQERHKSPPTQMRGLSRAATCKQNLNAIADDGDIECNPNEYGLEGELVIDSGDGMQTLKKNEIPTVLAFRDSHFVQQELRIGNYLMDTGIEKKTLLARQAQQYFHTGKDGRIRLTVTTPDNVELCMEEDQSSGTTGSVGTGSVDDGAIEAIEFDENEEAPPKKNIFWNMASVKEGLSLSDFAKLQQGIRIINRKLDRRCSSYSVEGIPDQLIKAPGGDFEPLTHERRASHLSLSDLITQNSMGKSDRMTWGIEPIKENVSLEEQIHFDHCHKLIEREHGICRQQSADNGNGVVFVLGDNEPLINLKKSSEDLSGDQEAKPTTLMLCAQHQRTHDNKKHSGMKFNFEQYPQIATNYMKSKNLVMSNYDLLMDKATKLEASEAAALKGSDSTATLAASSSSTAALPPNPAAPNATTASGERCVICSSGTTSATWNQTPSNATELEFETDEVHCYSQSGNSSSMALQSVNSAASIDTLKSAVTVEPQSPTIPSQVQTTYVRKQQPKRVPSGRSSVSSVAAKCAAVNVSQQLLKLPVPGIKELPQDDDSPGDQLRAGFIPSLLLSVSDHYVSDMVLQGTCAPPNKWEMDLREDLALAARSASLISQPAENIAIVADMDKWDVRLISSQTQQFPYAGGQSSPVGMSQLVSSMLETVQAMHAGGIPAYECLSFLESKLQEIYLQSETLAAFLLETDPCRLSDITTPLQLSENDVPLLLSIAYIHTPKISRKCGISFR from the exons ATGGCCTTATTGAATAAACTCTTCTTCCCGTCGGCACCAACACCacccgcagcagcagcagcagcaacaacaacagcatcTGCGGCAACGTTAATTAATAGCCAAACAACAGCACCCACATTGCCGGCACGTACGAATCACGCCTCTGCCGCGGTCGGCGTTGCTCAGTCGGCCACCCCCTCAGTCGGCGGCGGCAATAGTTCGTCGTCCGCAAAAGCTACAAAACAAACTTCGCGAAATTATCTAAG TCGATTCCCTTTCGAGGGCAGCCAGGTGCGAGTTCTGCTCTACAAGGAGGATGATAGCCGGCGGCTGCTCTTCGACTCCAATGCCCTGCAGAAGGTGACGCACAGGGACGCATCTTCCGCATCTGGATCTGCATCGGTGACCTCCTCGTCAGCCTCGTCAGTGAGTGGTGGTGGCGGAAAGTTCgtcaaaaatgaaaagtacACATCGCTGCAAAATGGCAAAATCCAGGCCAAGGCACATTCCACCAATGGCACCAATTTCATCGACGTGTGTGCGGAGTACGGCTTCAAG CACAATCGGCCAAACGGTGACGACATCACACCGCTGGGCGAGATGGTGTTCGGCTCGTTGCCGATGTCCTTTTGCGGCACGGCCCTGAAGGTTCACTGGCTGCCGGAACCGGCACGTATCCTATGCTCTCAGGTGTATCTGACGCCCACGAATAATGGAGTGTCTGGTTCCCGAGCCGATCACTCGCCCTACTCCACTCTGTCCACCGGCAGCTTGGCGACACCTCGCACCTCCATCTGCAGCGAGCACGGCTCCATGGACGGACTGTCGATGAACTCGTTCTCGATGCCATTCAGTGTCAGTGTGGGCCGGCAGATGAGCTTGACGCCACCGCTGGATGTTCCGGTGGCGCCGTCGGATCAGCAGTCGCTCTCCATTCATTCAGTCGACTCCAGTGGTCCTCGATTCTCCTCCACCTACAGCACGGCCACGGACTCGGGCTACTCTGCCAGCGGGAGTGGCAGTGGAACTGGCGGAGATCAGTGGTCGTACCAGTCCACGCGCAGCAGCTTGGGCAGTGTTCTATCCGATCAGTCGGATGCACTGCGAAAACTAAGCGTGGACTCGGCGTGCTACACCGGATCATCGCCCTACCTGGACGGATTTGCCAGCGACGGCTGCCTGCAGCGACGAATCTCGCGCAACTTGCGCACCTCCTTTGAGAACGAGCATTCCAAGAACGATTTTATCGGCTTCCTAAGCGACAACTACCCCACAGTTCCCACGGCTGGTGGTGTAGGCGTCGGCGGTGGCAGCGAGGGCGGCGGCATGGCTCCGCCCCAGTATAGACGGGCCAGTTACAGTGCGAATGAGACGCGCAGCAATCCGGAGATGGGCAGGCGGCAGGCCAATCTCCGCCGCCGGGCCAAACTCGGCTTGGCCGTGTGCATTTCGATGAGCGAGTCCTTCGAGGAGGAGATGGAGCTCTTCTGCAGCGAGCACATTGCCCTGCTGGAGTCCATGCTCAGCCGGCTGAGGGCCAGCACGGAACATGCCTACATAAATCACAAAAACTTTCTGCAG ATCATGTTCCAGGCCTGGCAGGACACACAGCAGTGGTTCAGCGACCTGTTCACCGCTCCGCGCATCAAGACCCCCGTCTGGCTGAGCATCACCACCAGCGGCAGCAAGTACTCCAAGACGGTGGCCGAGCGCTTCATCAAGGAACTGTGCGATCTGCTCTCCTTCGCCGACACCAAGGACTCCAATTT CTTTATTAGCACCATGTTGACCGGCATTCTCACCCACCACCTTGGCTGGGTGGCCACAGTGTCCGCATTCAACAGCGCTGGTCGCCGGCGATCGGAGATCGCCTCGTCGGCTTCCTCGGCGGCTATCGAGCAGCGGGCGAAGCTCCAGCAGGTGGCCCAAAAGCATCCCTATAACGCACTGTGGGCGCAGCTGGGCGATCTGTATGGGGCCATTGGGATGCCGCCCAAGCTGGCACGCACCATTGTGTGTGGTGCGGAGAAACTGTGGGTGGAGAAGCTGCTCAATGTGCTCACCTACTTCATTCGCTGCAGCGAGGTGCGACGTGCCGCCAAGCGGGAGGACTTCAACAAGCAACTCATCAACGATCTGGTCTCacagaatcagaatcaaaCCCAGCCGGGCAACCAGGAGCGCCACAAAAGTCCACCAACCCAAATGCGAGGACTTAGTCGGGCAGCCACCTGCAAACAGAACCTAAATGCCATTGCGGATGATGGGGACATCGAATGCAACCCGAACGAGTATGGGCTGGAGGGAGAACTGGTGATAGACTCCGGTGATGGGATGCAGACTCTAAAGAAGAACGAGATTCCCACGGTGCTGGCCTTCAGGGACTCGCATTTTGTGCAGCAGGAGCTGCGTATCGGTAACTATCTGATGGACACGGGAATCGAGAAGAAAACTTTGCTGGCGCGGCAGGCGCAACAGTACTTCCACACGGGAAAGGACGGCCGGATCCGTTTAACCGTGACGACACCGGATAATGTGGAACTTTGCATGGAGGAGGATCAATCCAGTGGCACCACCGGATCCGTGGGGACTGGCTCCGTGGATGATGGTGCCATCGAGGCTATAGAGTTTGATGAGAACGAGGAAGCCCCGCCCAAGAAGAACATCTTCTGGAACATGGCGAGCGTTAAGGAAGGTCTCAGTCTCAGCGACTTTGCCAAGTTGCAGCAAGGTATCCGTATCATCAACCGAAAGTTGGATCGCCGCTGCAGCAGTTATTCGGTGGAAGGGATTCCGGATCAACTGATAAAGGCACCAGGAGGTGACTTTGAACCGCTGACCCACGAGCGACGGGCCTCGCACTTATCGCTCTCCGATCTGATAACCCAGAACAGTATGGGCAAGAGCGATCGCATGACCTGGGGCATTGAGCCCATAAAGGAGAACGTGAGCTTGGAGGAGCAGATCCACTTTGACCACTGCCACAAGCTGATAGAACGGGAGCACGGAATATGCAGACAGCAGTCGGCCGACAATGGCAATGGCGTAGTGTTCGTTTTGGGGGACAATGAGCCGCTCATCAATTTGAAGAAGAGCAGCGAGGATCTTAGTGGGGATCAGGAGGCCAAGCCAACCACACTGATGCTGTGCGCCCAGCACCAGCGCACCCACGACAACAAGAAGCACTCCGGAATGAAGTTCAACTTTGAGCAATATCCACAGATCGCCACCAACTACATGAAAAGTAAAAACCTCGTCATGTCTAACTACGATCTGCTGATGGACAAGGCCACCAAGTTGGAAGCTAGCGAAGCGGCGGCTCTGAAGGGAAGTGACAGCACTGCCACGCTGGCggccagcagcagctccaccGCAGCCCTGCCTCCCAATCCGGCTGCCCCCAATGCCACGACGGCCAGCGGTGAAAGATGTGTAATCTGCAGTAGCGGCACCACTTCTGCTACCTGGAACCAAACGCCCTCGAACGCCACCGAATTGGAGTTCGAGACGGACGAAGTCCACTGCTACAGCCAAAGTGGCAACTCCAGCTCCATGGCATTGCAGTCCGTGAACTCGGCTGCCTCTATTGATACCCTTAAGTCGGCCGTAACCGTGGAGCCTCAGAGTCCAACGATTCCCAGTCAGGTTCAGACCACCTACGTGCGTAAACAGCAGCCCAAGAGGGTGCCATCGGGACGTAGTTCTGTCTCCTCGGTGGCCGCCAAGTGTGCGGCCGTGAATGTGTCTCAGCAACTACTGAAGCTGCCCGTTCCTGGCATCAAGGAGCTGCCGCAGGATGACGATTCGCCAGGCGATCAGTTGAGGGCAGGCTTCATTCCATCGCTGTTGCTCAGTGTCAGCGATCACTACGTTTCGGATATGGTGTTACAG GGTACCTGTGCTCCGCCCAACAAGTGGGAGATGGATCTTCGCGAGGATCTGGCCCTGGCCGCACGCTCCGCCTCTCTGATCTCACAGCCGGCGGAGAACATAGCCATTGTGGCGGACATGGACAAGTGGGATGTGCGTCTCATCTCCTCGCAAACCCAGCAGTTTCCATATGCCGGCGGCCAGAGCTCGCCGGTGGGCATGTCTCAGTTGGTGTCCAGCATGCTGGAGACCGTCCAAGCCATGCACGCTGGCGGTATACCTGCCTATGAG TGTCTGTCGTTTCTGGAATCGAAGCTGCAGGAAATCTATCTTCAATCGGAGACACTGGCAGCCTTTCTGCTAGAAACGGATCCATGTCGACTGAGCGACATCACTACACCGCTGCAGCTGTCCGAGAACGATGTGCCGCTGTTGCTGTCCATCGCCTACATACATACACCTAAGATCAGTCGCAAGTGCGGCATTAGCTTCAGATGA